The sequence AGCGTCTGCTGCTCAATTTTCGCACCTCAGCGGCCGGACAGATCGGCGTCGAAATCTGCGATGAGTCGGGTCAGCCGATTCCCGGATTCACCTTGGCGGAATGCCGCCCCTTGATCGGCAATGAGCTCAACCGGGCGGCAGTCTGGGCGCACGGCGAATCCGTGGCCGCATTGGCCGGCCGCCCTGTTCGGTTGCGCTTGGTGATGAAAGACGCCCATCTCTACGCCCTGCAGTTCAGCCGCTGAGGCGTTCCCCAAAGATATGCGGATTGACTTTGCCGGCACGATCTGGTCGACTCGAGTCGAATGATAAACGCAGAGGCGTAGATCGCAGCGAATGGAGCCTATCTCCTATGCATGAAAATGAGATATCAGAAAGGATCATCGGCGCTGCCATCGAGGTGCACAAAATATTAGGTCCGGGCCTATTGGAATCTGTTTATAAAGATGCATTATGCCGCGAATTGCACTTGCGCGGATTGCAGTTGATGAGACAATAAAGCGGGCCGATTGCTTATAAAGGCATCAAGCTTGGAACAGATCTTAAACTGGATTGATTAGTAGAAAATAAAGTAATTGCCGATTTGAAAGCAAAAGAAAAATTCGCAGAAATCGACAAGCCAAAACTGTTGACCTATTTGCGCCTCTGCAATAAGCATTTGGGCCTTATTATCAATTTTCATGTAGAGTTATTGCGTGATGGAATAGGTCGAGTCGTCAATAAGTTGCCAGAAGCTCAATAGCCGCCTCTGGCCTGGCCCCTTTGCGTACTCTGCCCCTCTGCGTTAAAAAAGTTCGATCCAGGCCCGGCGTACGCCGGTGTGTTAATCAACCGCGACTTTGATGACCACTTTAAGGATATCGCCGTCGCTGATCACCGGGGCATGCGCGTCCTCAGGGAAAAAGATGGCAAACTGCCCGGCCTGCACCTTTTTGTAAAGCGTCGGTTTATCGGCGAAAAACTCGATATCGCCATCCGGCTTGTACGGCGTTGCGATCACCCGGCAGTCATCCACATTGCTCCAGCCCATCTCGTCATACCCTTCGATGACGTATTGAATGTCGATGTATTTACGATGCGCTTCCAGCAGCGCTTCGTTTTTCTTCCGACCCTTGTTCACGCCGATGGAGGCATAGATCTTGTCTCCGTCGATAACGTGTTTTCCATGTTCCAGTTTGGCCAGCTCCGGATTCTGCAGAAAAGCAAAAGCCTTGGCAAACCTGGGATGAAGCGCATAATACTTGTGGGCGTTTTCCAGTCGATCGGTAATCATTGTGTTCTGTTTCCTTATTTTTGTCTGATTGGTCTGGGACCAAACACAAGGGACAGCCAGGCCGAGCCAAAGGGTCAGCCCTGCAACCGCCAGTTGTTTGAATGAACGCATACGTTCGCTCCTTTCATGTTGGTGGTGCTATATTTCACAGGGTGGCTGCATCAGGCCTATCGGCTTTTCAGCCGCTCTAGTAAAACTTCATACTCTGTCTGCAGCGCCGCCCATTTTTCCAGCAGCTGTTCGAGCTCGGTCTTGATGGCGCCGTACTCTCTGGTCAATCGCGCCGCCGAGGCGCCATCCTTGTAACTGTCCGGCTGACCCAGAAGCTGTTCGGTTTCCAGTTTTTGCCCCTCCAGATGAGCGATGCGCGCTTCTGTTTTCTCTATCTCTGCTTTGAGAAAATTGCGTTCTTTGCTTACCGATTGACGAGCCTCCGCCTCCTGCCGTTTCTGCTCCTTGTTCTTTTTCGCCGAAACCTCTTTTTCCACAGCAGGTGCGGATTCTACTTCACGCTCGTTGAGGGATTCGAGCCGACGTTTGTTCAAATAATCCGAATAGTTGCCCTCGAACTCGCGCAGTCGCCCGTCCTTCAGCTCGATCACCCGGTGCACCAGTTTGTCGAGAAAGTAACGGTCGTGAGAAATCAGCAGCAACGTTCCATCAAATCCGGACAACGCCTCTTCCAACGCCTCCTTGGAAGCCAGATCCAGATGGTTGGTCGGTTCGTCCATAATTAGAAAATTGACCGGGGATAAAAGAATTTTCGTCAACGACACACGCGCCTTTTCCCCGCCGGACAACACGCGGATCGGTTTGAACACATCATCGCCGTGAAAACCGAACACACCCAGACCATCGCGCACCCGCGGCAGCAGCGCGTGACGGATGGTCGACGTCACCTCCTCATACACCGTCGCGTCCGGTGTCAACGCCTCGATCTGATGCTGCGCATAATAGCCGATCTGCACCCGTTCTCCGATGCGTACGCTTCCCCGTTCCGGCGTCAGTTGAGAGCACATCAACCTGGTCAGCGTGGTCTTGCCCGCACCGTTGATGCCCACCAGAGCCAGACGATCGCCGCGATAGATCGACAGATTCAGCGCCTCCAGCACCCACGGGCCGTCATAGCGGAAATAGAGATCGGATATTTTTACCACGTCCTTGTAACTGGTGGTCTCCGTCCGCAGGGAGAAAGACAGAGAACGCGGTGGCGGCGGCGTCCATTCCACGTCTT is a genomic window of bacterium containing:
- a CDS encoding DUF386 domain-containing protein, encoding MITDRLENAHKYYALHPRFAKAFAFLQNPELAKLEHGKHVIDGDKIYASIGVNKGRKKNEALLEAHRKYIDIQYVIEGYDEMGWSNVDDCRVIATPYKPDGDIEFFADKPTLYKKVQAGQFAIFFPEDAHAPVISDGDILKVVIKVAVD
- a CDS encoding ATP-binding cassette domain-containing protein; its protein translation is MLKAVNWVINPGRRVALIGPNGAGKTTLLRILNEELAPASGVLIKPKGYRIGYLPQEELPDTQEPILDMVLQGFPEVMSLEEQIYDLHQKLELGGDRHVEWLERLGVLEFRYDALGGYALENQAKAILSGLGFSVSDLRRPLSEFSGGWRMRVYLARLLLIAPDLLLLDEPTNHLDLPALEWLEQYLLSFAGSMVLVSHDRFFIDRLAEEICELENGRLVHYTGNYHFYEKQKALIRAQALKKQQALVEERERQQKFIDRFRYKATKAAQVQSRIKQLERMEDVEWTPPPPRSLSFSLRTETTSYKDVVKISDLYFRYDGPWVLEALNLSIYRGDRLALVGINGAGKTTLTRLMCSQLTPERGSVRIGERVQIGYYAQHQIEALTPDATVYEEVTSTIRHALLPRVRDGLGVFGFHGDDVFKPIRVLSGGEKARVSLTKILLSPVNFLIMDEPTNHLDLASKEALEEALSGFDGTLLLISHDRYFLDKLVHRVIELKDGRLREFEGNYSDYLNKRRLESLNEREVESAPAVEKEVSAKKNKEQKRQEAEARQSVSKERNFLKAEIEKTEARIAHLEGQKLETEQLLGQPDSYKDGASAARLTREYGAIKTELEQLLEKWAALQTEYEVLLERLKSR